Part of the Variovorax sp. PAMC 28711 genome is shown below.
TCGACCTGCTGCGCGACCTGCACGGCCAATTCGCGGGTCGGCAGCAGCACCAGCGCACGCACGGGATGGCGCGCCGGCGAAGTGGAGGTGTTCTCGTGCGCCATCATTCGCTGCAGCAGCGGAAGCGCGAAAGCGGCGGTCTTGCCGGTGCCGGTTTGCGCGGCGCCCATCACGTCCTGCCCGGAGAGCACGACCGGGATGGCCTGCTCCTGGATGGGTGTCATGGTCTCGTAGCCCATTTCGGCTACGGCGCGCGCCAGCGGTTCCGCCAGCGAAAGATTGGAAAAAGAGCTTGTCATTAAGCCCTCTATTGTCGCACTGCCGGAAAAAAGGGCAGTGACGGCTGGATGACACCCTCCGGCGCGCGGCCTTTTTCTCAGAGGGTCTTGGCGTTGAACGTGTCGCAGGAACTCATGCTGCCGCTCTGGTAACCCGCTCCGAACCACTTCTGGCGCTGGGCGCTGGAGCCATGCGTGAAGCTGTCAGGCACCACCGCGCGGCCCGCCGAACGCTGCAACGCGTCGTCACCGATCTTCTGCGCGGCATTCATGGCGGCTTCGATGTCGCCCGGGTCGAGCCACTTCTTGGATTCCTGCGAATGGTTCGCCCACACGCCGGCAAAGCAGTCGGCCTGCAACTCGACCCGCACGCTGATCGCGTTGTTCTGCGTCTGGCTGAGGCGGCCCCGCATGCCGTCGACCTTGGCGGTGATGCCGAGTTCGTCCTGCACATGGTGGCCGACCTCGTGCGCGATCACGTAAGCCTGCGCGAATTCGCCCGGTGCGCCGAGCTGGTTCTTCAGCGTGTCGTAGAACGCCAGGTCG
Proteins encoded:
- the ypfJ gene encoding KPN_02809 family neutral zinc metallopeptidase, with the translated sequence MRWEGNEQSDNVEDRRDSGGGGGGGGFIGGRSIGIGTVAVALIAGWVFGINPLTVLGLLSGGSPAPQVQQQGPAHAPPPSDRQAAFVSTVLKNTEVVWTDLFRQNGGTYHAPKLVLFRGVTPTACGTGQAAMGPFYCPGDQKVYIDLAFYDTLKNQLGAPGEFAQAYVIAHEVGHHVQDELGITAKVDGMRGRLSQTQNNAISVRVELQADCFAGVWANHSQESKKWLDPGDIEAAMNAAQKIGDDALQRSAGRAVVPDSFTHGSSAQRQKWFGAGYQSGSMSSCDTFNAKTL